One window of the Fundidesulfovibrio soli genome contains the following:
- a CDS encoding dynamin family protein, producing MLLEKVKMLLEDNLAKWCELEKLCQEHGFFDEFDFSGLSPDSGKLSKIYEFLSCPPLTLTVAGTTSSGKSTVLNMMLKAQLLPSDPREMSAGIVEIVDSKTTEFECYYDLKIDENSAPFLKYHDISQDDVCKNLEIYMNDDRENGRNRFYRVKHPMHVKEVLSNVVSKNIDMRLVDLPGWSHAAHNVVDDIYSLVDGSLWLFLIDFVDPDEEKLKQNVQKMLSRVKLLGASLDSILFVFTKFDVYLKNNMKGSAQESGDSRLVKAKNSLQKIITSVARSVFAQGKDNKEIELSDIRFTAISPEPALHALICEELLKGDPGDDRLIDSIRFLRGSYACLIEADFLDNLQGNPRLWSQEDKVLFVEQVKENSGANSFYLGLQNHLRDSFEGLVMPSFFRLIDSVVGVGAYDDIDGGTLNIGPLARFQISLDNVKSTLEHTKVEILEKFEKLRASINQAYEKDKGVLKQFINNLKTTVKESLRDDTATLRFSQSVKEEVASFHLAHAAKWGMNINDLYVFGALPERLDSKYRSQIDVLTRQFSSLDFDELLSIFKESVLHETYIKTKADFDVFKGFLQGSAIAKKAYEEGLTGHVGTIGGREPDLDKYLVYYDGIRNNVAYAIVFSFEQALDSIHQDLKRAVTTCLECYHLNTVTSIRLLAIDHCVNLPSLPTVSFDKYGAIKIPKFRPKCLIESVIEPMKMFIPYVEKEKRTVYWTIDIFKWFPREKVVEVNKVKESEITKYTIAPIRSLFDENAAYIKNSSFEMTMILLDNIVAAFEEQINNHNTSYDTIISTVIQDAVRERESFENLEIEQRQCLISSIATSFDALCGSYDMLKGECLTGY from the coding sequence ATGCTCTTAGAAAAAGTCAAAATGCTTTTAGAAGACAACCTTGCTAAGTGGTGTGAACTAGAAAAGCTGTGTCAGGAGCACGGTTTTTTTGATGAATTTGATTTTAGCGGCTTATCACCTGACTCTGGCAAGTTGTCTAAAATATACGAATTCCTAAGCTGCCCTCCACTCACATTAACCGTCGCGGGTACGACTTCTTCTGGCAAAAGTACTGTCCTCAATATGATGCTAAAGGCGCAGTTGCTTCCATCGGACCCGAGGGAAATGAGTGCTGGCATAGTAGAGATTGTAGACTCTAAGACAACTGAGTTTGAATGTTATTATGATTTAAAGATTGATGAAAATAGCGCACCATTCCTCAAGTACCATGATATTTCCCAGGATGATGTTTGCAAAAATCTTGAAATTTACATGAATGATGACAGGGAAAATGGTAGGAACCGGTTTTATCGGGTTAAGCACCCAATGCATGTCAAAGAGGTTCTTTCTAATGTCGTTTCGAAAAATATCGACATGCGACTTGTCGACTTGCCTGGATGGTCTCATGCCGCACACAATGTTGTTGATGACATCTATAGCTTAGTTGATGGGTCACTTTGGCTTTTTTTAATTGATTTTGTAGATCCTGATGAGGAGAAGTTGAAACAAAATGTGCAAAAAATGCTTTCGCGGGTGAAGCTTTTAGGTGCGTCACTCGACTCTATATTGTTTGTGTTTACGAAGTTTGATGTTTATTTGAAAAATAATATGAAGGGATCTGCTCAAGAGAGCGGTGATTCGCGCCTTGTGAAGGCGAAAAACAGCCTTCAAAAAATTATAACGAGTGTGGCAAGGTCGGTCTTCGCACAGGGAAAAGACAACAAAGAGATTGAGTTAAGTGACATTAGGTTTACTGCGATATCGCCAGAGCCAGCTCTCCATGCTCTTATTTGTGAAGAACTATTGAAAGGTGACCCTGGAGATGACAGGTTGATTGACTCGATTAGGTTCTTGCGCGGTAGTTATGCCTGTCTAATTGAAGCTGATTTCTTAGACAATCTACAGGGGAATCCTCGACTCTGGTCGCAGGAAGACAAAGTTCTGTTTGTTGAGCAGGTTAAGGAGAATAGTGGCGCAAATTCTTTTTATCTGGGTCTTCAGAATCACTTAAGAGATAGTTTTGAGGGTTTGGTCATGCCCTCATTTTTTAGACTTATCGACTCTGTTGTTGGCGTCGGTGCTTATGATGATATTGATGGTGGCACACTTAATATAGGGCCCCTTGCTCGATTTCAAATTTCCCTTGATAACGTGAAAAGCACCTTGGAGCATACAAAGGTAGAAATTTTAGAAAAATTTGAAAAACTACGCGCCAGCATTAATCAGGCTTATGAGAAAGACAAGGGCGTATTGAAGCAGTTTATAAATAATCTGAAAACTACTGTAAAAGAAAGTCTTAGGGATGACACGGCGACTCTTCGCTTTTCGCAGTCAGTAAAAGAAGAGGTTGCTAGTTTTCATTTGGCTCACGCAGCCAAATGGGGAATGAACATAAATGATTTATATGTATTTGGAGCATTGCCAGAGCGCCTGGACAGTAAATACAGGAGCCAAATTGACGTTTTGACAAGACAATTTTCATCACTAGACTTTGACGAACTATTGTCAATTTTTAAAGAGTCTGTTTTGCATGAAACATATATTAAAACAAAAGCAGATTTTGATGTGTTTAAGGGGTTTCTTCAGGGGTCTGCGATCGCGAAAAAGGCATACGAAGAAGGTTTGACTGGACATGTTGGAACAATTGGAGGCAGGGAGCCAGACCTTGATAAGTATTTAGTGTATTACGATGGAATTCGCAATAACGTTGCATATGCAATTGTCTTTTCTTTCGAGCAGGCACTTGACAGTATTCACCAAGATCTGAAAAGAGCAGTCACAACCTGTCTTGAGTGTTATCATTTAAATACAGTTACATCGATAAGGCTGTTGGCGATCGATCATTGCGTTAATCTTCCTTCATTGCCAACAGTGTCGTTTGATAAGTATGGAGCCATTAAGATACCAAAGTTCAGGCCGAAGTGTTTGATAGAGAGTGTTATTGAGCCGATGAAGATGTTTATACCCTATGTGGAGAAAGAAAAAAGAACAGTCTATTGGACAATAGATATATTCAAATGGTTCCCTCGAGAGAAAGTAGTTGAAGTTAATAAGGTAAAAGAGAGCGAAATTACAAAATATACTATTGCGCCAATCAGGAGTCTATTTGATGAAAACGCTGCATATATTAAAAATAGTAGCTTTGAGATGACCATGATTTTGCTGGATAACATTGTGGCTGCCTTTGAAGAGCAAATAAACAATCATAACACGTCATATGATACTATCATCTCTACAGTTATACAGGACGCTGTCAGAGAAAGGGAGTCGTTTGAAAATTTAGAGATTGAGCAAAGGCAGTGTTTAATTTCTTCGATAGCCACAAGTTTTGATGCACTTTGTGGTTCATATGATATGCTTAAGGGTGAATGCTTGACCGGGTATTAG
- a CDS encoding dynamin family protein, with translation MKAWREACLDLEKETAKLKLLYQFFCDYSAKKATYSNLVSDSRWSEALNALESRIKDRLFKIAVVGMEKAGKSTFINAWLGDEILPYAPERCTYTTTNIISVDSDDKQALCVNFHTRESFEEMVQNLTCESGTETDEQRRALSDLNNINTYNKSIHEQLKLAEASNFSWRYGFTNLSSIKDQLSKYVSNPEYIYAVRGVTLYTSRLIQVHDVAFYDVPGLNSGLRRHQQETKDILNDCDAIIIVQDIERPSLTDSEKRIIQYATEKVYGSSISDKAFVFLSKTDKIRSGSVLRSNLGIAKQQWLELARIPDNKIFFGSPGAHLILNTNASEDLIEQVGSKDKIAHFVNYLSDESGFSKEEILGVSRSVERINNFVLNEATQNLKQYFNTIKSTLVAEVSAAIIDGARDAESAELVSLTDEAHYKSLLKAHMMNVIRALDAKLLSDLNGSAGDDSFTARVSKSMHSALINLVESNPLFAEFSSQKACITNILLSLELAKSSPGLSNEVVRQAVYRTVLSEMENIAYKLSSRLGDEIDLLLSRRQGELYDLIDLRRAIENNYKISITKELAVAFRCLFMRYGKMLMDLFLLYPLGNEQRENFAKYESDLSAFESYIVGIEVDNSLDFKKIRSRIRPGKGNLSSGSNNDDSVSGAIFEEILNDLNAFKYYISYPNFYASGFTAFIDIELNSLCAKLTDDRVRDAICLRFIDSVYSNEPAVISQLPKELKDSMHRASEALASYNAMCEFYDQNYIG, from the coding sequence ATGAAGGCTTGGCGTGAAGCTTGTCTTGACCTGGAGAAAGAAACAGCAAAGCTAAAATTGCTGTATCAATTTTTTTGTGATTATTCTGCCAAAAAGGCTACTTACTCAAATTTAGTCAGTGATTCTAGATGGTCAGAGGCTTTAAATGCTCTTGAAAGTAGAATTAAGGACAGGCTTTTTAAAATTGCAGTAGTTGGGATGGAGAAGGCTGGCAAAAGTACATTTATAAATGCTTGGCTGGGCGATGAAATTTTGCCGTACGCTCCGGAACGTTGTACATATACAACTACAAATATTATATCTGTTGATTCTGACGACAAGCAAGCGCTTTGTGTAAATTTTCACACACGTGAGTCTTTCGAAGAAATGGTGCAGAATCTGACATGCGAGTCTGGGACTGAAACAGATGAACAAAGGCGAGCGCTATCTGACTTGAACAACATTAATACTTATAACAAATCCATACACGAGCAATTGAAACTCGCTGAGGCTTCGAATTTCAGTTGGCGTTATGGCTTTACTAACTTGTCCAGCATTAAAGATCAGCTTTCTAAGTATGTTTCAAACCCAGAATATATATATGCCGTCAGAGGTGTCACTTTATATACTTCCAGACTTATACAAGTTCATGATGTGGCCTTTTATGACGTTCCAGGATTAAATTCTGGGCTTAGACGTCACCAGCAAGAAACTAAAGACATCTTGAATGATTGCGATGCAATAATCATTGTTCAAGACATAGAGAGGCCAAGTTTAACGGATAGCGAAAAGAGAATCATTCAATACGCAACCGAAAAAGTGTATGGCTCTTCAATTTCAGATAAGGCGTTTGTTTTTTTATCGAAAACTGATAAAATAAGATCGGGAAGTGTTTTACGCTCAAATTTAGGCATTGCCAAGCAACAGTGGCTTGAGTTGGCGAGAATACCTGATAATAAAATTTTTTTTGGTTCCCCAGGTGCCCATTTAATTTTGAATACAAATGCGTCTGAGGATTTAATTGAGCAAGTTGGAAGTAAAGACAAAATTGCGCATTTCGTTAATTATCTTTCTGACGAATCTGGTTTTTCGAAGGAAGAGATTCTAGGCGTAAGTCGATCAGTTGAAAGGATTAACAACTTTGTTTTGAATGAAGCAACTCAAAATTTGAAACAATACTTTAACACTATAAAAAGTACCCTAGTTGCAGAAGTTAGCGCTGCTATCATTGATGGAGCTAGGGACGCCGAAAGCGCTGAACTTGTATCGCTTACTGATGAAGCTCATTACAAAAGCCTGCTTAAAGCGCATATGATGAACGTCATACGCGCACTCGATGCAAAGTTACTCAGTGACTTGAACGGCTCGGCAGGTGATGATTCGTTTACAGCTAGAGTTTCTAAATCTATGCACTCTGCGCTGATAAACTTAGTAGAGTCAAATCCTCTTTTCGCTGAATTTTCTTCGCAGAAGGCTTGCATAACCAATATTTTGCTTTCACTTGAATTGGCTAAGTCTTCTCCTGGTTTAAGTAATGAAGTTGTACGGCAGGCTGTATACCGTACTGTTTTATCAGAAATGGAAAACATTGCCTATAAGCTTTCATCAAGATTAGGAGACGAAATTGATTTGCTTTTATCGCGAAGGCAGGGCGAGCTTTATGATTTAATAGATCTTAGAAGGGCAATTGAAAATAATTATAAAATCTCAATCACTAAAGAATTGGCGGTGGCGTTTAGGTGCTTGTTCATGCGCTACGGCAAAATGCTCATGGATTTATTTTTATTGTATCCCTTGGGTAACGAACAGCGAGAAAACTTTGCTAAATATGAATCTGATCTATCTGCTTTTGAATCATATATAGTTGGCATAGAGGTTGACAATTCCTTGGATTTCAAAAAGATTCGGTCTCGTATTAGACCAGGAAAAGGAAATCTTTCCTCGGGATCTAATAATGATGATTCGGTTTCTGGAGCAATATTTGAAGAAATTTTGAATGACTTAAATGCTTTCAAGTATTATATATCTTACCCAAATTTTTATGCATCTGGTTTTACAGCGTTTATCGATATAGAATTAAATTCTTTGTGCGCTAAACTTACTGACGACCGGGTTAGAGATGCAATTTGCCTGCGCTTTATCGATTCTGTTTATTCAAACGAGCCTGCCGTAATTTCTCAGTTGCCTAAGGAATTAAAAGATTCAATGCATCGCGCCTCAGAGGCATTAGCGTCATACAACGCTATGTGCGAGTTTTATGATCAAAATTATATTGGCTAG
- a CDS encoding DUF726 domain-containing protein has product MSKHYSCSCGEVYENTLCLPDFGTNFSAGSSMYLLRNPRSENTNIKSLVLVHGYLSNVQSVGDKYFENFLEVLAGSNWLGAVYGFSWDSLGIDTLITQVLWGALTPIALLRKLNVFSWPLALLNAYSNIVRHWESAKLNAKVASNFLPSLLVQEFCGHKSRPKISFLAHSLGAKLVLDAMSMHDKSKSLFDIDNLILCGAACGNDYDFANILNNIEGSIFNFFNSSDYVLGKIFAAAESCVPLGISPLTIGSNRVINIDCEGCGHSYLKYISKFSNNLIFMN; this is encoded by the coding sequence ATGTCAAAGCATTATTCCTGCAGTTGTGGAGAAGTTTATGAAAACACACTGTGTCTTCCTGATTTTGGTACAAATTTTTCAGCAGGCTCTTCCATGTATTTACTTCGAAATCCGCGATCAGAAAATACCAACATTAAATCGTTAGTCCTTGTGCATGGCTATCTCTCTAATGTCCAATCTGTTGGTGATAAATATTTTGAAAATTTTCTTGAGGTTTTGGCTGGTTCAAATTGGCTTGGGGCTGTGTATGGTTTTTCTTGGGATTCTTTAGGCATTGACACCTTGATAACCCAAGTTCTTTGGGGTGCATTGACGCCGATTGCTTTGCTACGTAAATTAAATGTTTTCTCATGGCCGCTTGCCTTGTTAAATGCGTATAGTAATATAGTTAGACATTGGGAGTCAGCAAAGCTGAACGCAAAAGTCGCTTCGAATTTCCTTCCTTCACTACTTGTGCAAGAGTTTTGCGGTCACAAATCTAGGCCTAAAATATCATTCCTAGCACACTCTTTGGGTGCTAAACTAGTGCTAGATGCCATGTCGATGCATGACAAAAGCAAATCACTTTTTGACATCGACAATTTAATACTCTGTGGGGCTGCCTGCGGAAATGATTATGATTTTGCAAATATTCTCAATAATATCGAAGGTTCAATTTTCAATTTTTTTAATTCTTCAGATTATGTTTTGGGGAAAATATTCGCTGCAGCTGAATCTTGTGTACCTTTAGGCATTTCGCCATTGACCATTGGCTCCAATCGCGTGATTAATATTGATTGCGAGGGTTGTGGTCATTCTTATTTGAAATACATCTCAAAATTTTCAAATAATTTGATTTTCATGAATTGA
- a CDS encoding serine hydrolase domain-containing protein yields MMSTSARGPRHRRTRPPHSKHQDDPPFTYAGAISASRAEILDQLDGSESKTTAVSVALVDGERIIWAEAFGSVDRLRAVAPTTDTLFCIASCSKVIAAVAAMILVDRGVVELDAPLVRYMTDFRMADGEPWRDITVRMLLNHSSGLPGVHFPNVLTVMPCPGYAAQVRDMLATERLKHAPGEMAAYGSDGFLLVELLVTALTGRPYTGFVEQEILEPLGMSRSRFARSPFPQGSFAPALDGAGRPEPQEYANIYSSGLFSTPGDLGRFAMMFINGGRLGDRRILSEAAVAEMGRDQTVNLPFNPVTDHHAHFGLGWDGVRQGGLAAAGVKAWHKAGDADHYHSYFIVAPDERLAAVVMVTNRMGMGSIAIPLAERMLLHALAERRSITHVPAPLEPADPPASPASDGDLAAIAGIYAGSYGVQRLDARADRTLTLSNFTGGCWQTALEGLRLRQDGRFSADSCSGTSYRGFAAAGRRYLAVRIPFGMRHYAMELPAGHELPPAPPLSARWQARIGRRWLAVNEPYSVFLALGRQPPLISLATVPGLEGYVAVSLRSAGFDLLQIVCPGESDHVARMCLKIPIDNGWGLSDLVIEEREGEECLSWCGTRYRPLETVPTLEPGRGAVAIGSEGLGEWFRWPAAAPLGLTGARSWYLYDAGFDLKGWGMGEKTVVGATGDGAYLLLHGAPGSEIALTAQS; encoded by the coding sequence ATGATGAGCACCTCCGCCCGAGGCCCACGCCACCGCCGCACCCGGCCTCCGCACAGCAAGCATCAAGACGATCCGCCGTTCACCTATGCCGGCGCGATCTCAGCTTCCCGCGCCGAGATTCTGGACCAGCTGGACGGGAGCGAGAGCAAGACGACGGCGGTTTCCGTCGCCCTCGTCGATGGCGAGCGCATCATCTGGGCTGAGGCTTTCGGCTCCGTCGACCGGCTCCGTGCTGTGGCGCCCACGACGGATACCCTCTTCTGCATTGCCTCCTGCAGCAAGGTGATCGCCGCCGTCGCGGCGATGATCCTGGTGGACCGGGGGGTGGTGGAGCTTGATGCACCGCTGGTCCGTTACATGACCGACTTCCGCATGGCCGACGGCGAACCCTGGCGAGACATCACCGTGCGGATGCTGCTCAACCACTCGTCCGGGCTGCCCGGCGTCCATTTCCCCAACGTCCTCACCGTCATGCCGTGCCCAGGCTATGCCGCCCAAGTTCGGGACATGCTGGCAACCGAGCGCCTCAAGCACGCGCCGGGGGAAATGGCGGCGTACGGCAGCGACGGCTTCCTGCTTGTCGAGCTGCTGGTCACCGCCCTCACCGGCCGACCTTATACCGGGTTCGTCGAGCAGGAGATCCTGGAACCCCTCGGGATGAGCCGCAGCCGCTTCGCCCGGTCCCCCTTTCCCCAGGGCAGCTTCGCCCCCGCCCTGGACGGCGCAGGGCGGCCTGAGCCGCAGGAATATGCCAACATCTATTCCAGCGGTCTCTTTTCGACACCCGGCGACCTGGGGCGGTTTGCGATGATGTTCATCAATGGCGGACGGCTGGGGGACCGCCGAATCCTCTCCGAGGCGGCAGTGGCCGAGATGGGCCGGGACCAGACCGTGAACCTGCCGTTCAACCCGGTCACGGATCACCATGCCCACTTTGGCCTGGGCTGGGACGGCGTCCGCCAGGGAGGGCTCGCGGCGGCCGGGGTGAAGGCGTGGCACAAGGCGGGTGACGCGGACCATTACCACAGCTACTTCATCGTCGCCCCCGACGAGCGCCTCGCGGCCGTGGTCATGGTCACCAACCGCATGGGTATGGGGAGCATTGCCATCCCCCTCGCCGAACGGATGCTGCTCCATGCCTTAGCCGAGCGGAGGAGCATCACCCATGTCCCGGCGCCGCTGGAACCAGCCGATCCTCCAGCCAGCCCGGCGAGTGACGGCGACCTGGCCGCCATTGCCGGAATCTACGCCGGCAGCTACGGCGTGCAGCGGCTGGACGCCCGCGCGGACCGCACGCTGACCCTCTCCAATTTCACCGGCGGCTGCTGGCAAACCGCCCTCGAAGGGCTCAGGCTCCGCCAGGATGGCCGCTTCTCGGCCGACAGCTGCTCCGGCACGTCCTACCGCGGATTTGCGGCAGCGGGCCGCCGTTATCTGGCTGTGCGCATCCCCTTCGGGATGAGGCACTACGCGATGGAGCTTCCCGCCGGTCATGAGCTCCCCCCCGCTCCCCCCCTGTCTGCCCGATGGCAGGCGCGCATCGGCAGACGCTGGCTGGCCGTCAATGAACCTTACAGCGTCTTTCTGGCCCTGGGGCGGCAACCCCCGCTGATCTCCCTGGCAACGGTCCCTGGTTTGGAAGGCTACGTCGCCGTATCGCTCCGCTCGGCGGGATTCGACTTGTTGCAAATCGTCTGTCCGGGAGAGAGCGACCATGTGGCCCGCATGTGTCTCAAAATTCCCATCGACAACGGCTGGGGCCTCAGCGACCTGGTGATCGAGGAGCGGGAGGGGGAGGAATGCCTCTCCTGGTGCGGCACCCGGTATCGCCCGCTGGAGACCGTCCCCACCCTTGAGCCAGGGCGAGGCGCGGTGGCTATCGGTTCCGAAGGGCTGGGCGAGTGGTTCCGGTGGCCGGCGGCTGCCCCTCTCGGCCTGACCGGCGCGCGATCCTGGTACCTGTATGACGCCGGATTCGACCTCAAGGGCTGGGGCATGGGAGAAAAGACAGTCGTGGGCGCAACCGGCGATGGCGCCTACCTGCTGCTGCATGGCGCACCGGGTTCGGAAATCGCACTGACGGCGCAATCATGA
- a CDS encoding transposase, with protein sequence MSFRGCPRGAAYETRKWNPEQKARIVPEGLRGPSVGEPCHEHGMSQAQHCQW encoded by the coding sequence CTGAGTTTTCGCGGCTGTCCCAGGGGGGCAGCCTATGAAACGAGGAAGTGGAACCCGGAGCAGAAAGCACGCATCGTCCCAGAAGGCCTTCGAGGACCGTCAGTCGGCGAGCCATGCCATGAGCACGGAATGTCCCAGGCGCAGCATTGCCAGTGGTGA
- a CDS encoding DUF1254 domain-containing protein — MSVLSKTKLFLYVLLASLTVPLNASQAKENAFEAVSLGVEAYIYGYPLVTMEMTRRVMTNIEKPEGSRAPMGQFVRMREYPSPDFRDVTAPNADTLYTTAWIDVSQEPYVLTLPDAKDRYYLFPMLDGWTNVFQVPGKRTTGTGPQKYAITGPGWKGKLPAGVKEYKSPTGIVWLLGRIYCTGTPEDYAAVHKMQDEISLVPLSSYGKPYTPPAGKVDPSIDMKRAVRDQVNALSAHDYFNLLAKLMKDNPPAPADKPMLAKLAKLGIAPGQTFDGSKLNPLAREAFATVPKIANDKIMLWLKEGIIAGDMKLEHGWVFTTKTGLYGTNYIQRALITAIGLGANRPQDAVYPTSEGPNALESYNGGKNYVMHFEKGQLPPAEGFWSLTMYDKDYFFVKNPINRQSISARQNLKPNADGSVDLYIQHQSPGADKESNWLPAPKDTFILMMRLYWPKATKPSILDGSWTIPAVKEVK, encoded by the coding sequence ATGAGCGTATTGTCCAAAACGAAACTCTTCTTGTACGTCCTGCTGGCATCCTTAACGGTTCCGTTGAACGCAAGCCAGGCCAAGGAAAACGCCTTCGAGGCCGTATCACTTGGCGTGGAAGCCTACATCTACGGGTACCCGCTGGTAACGATGGAAATGACCAGGCGCGTCATGACCAACATCGAGAAACCCGAAGGCTCGCGCGCTCCGATGGGCCAGTTCGTCCGGATGCGCGAGTACCCTTCGCCGGATTTCCGGGACGTGACCGCTCCCAACGCCGACACGCTCTACACCACCGCCTGGATCGACGTGAGCCAGGAACCCTACGTGCTCACGCTGCCGGACGCCAAGGACCGCTACTACCTCTTCCCCATGCTCGACGGCTGGACGAATGTGTTCCAGGTGCCCGGCAAACGCACCACCGGCACCGGCCCGCAGAAATACGCCATCACCGGCCCCGGCTGGAAAGGCAAGCTGCCTGCGGGCGTGAAGGAGTACAAGTCGCCCACCGGCATCGTCTGGTTGCTCGGGCGCATCTACTGCACCGGAACCCCCGAGGACTATGCGGCCGTGCACAAGATGCAGGACGAGATCTCGCTCGTTCCGCTCAGCTCGTATGGCAAGCCCTACACGCCCCCGGCCGGGAAAGTGGACCCTTCCATCGACATGAAACGCGCCGTGCGCGACCAGGTCAACGCTCTCAGCGCGCACGACTACTTCAATCTGCTGGCGAAACTCATGAAGGACAACCCGCCCGCCCCCGCCGACAAGCCCATGCTCGCAAAGCTGGCCAAACTCGGCATCGCGCCCGGGCAGACCTTCGACGGGAGCAAGCTCAACCCGCTGGCGCGCGAAGCGTTCGCAACCGTCCCGAAGATCGCCAACGACAAGATCATGCTCTGGCTGAAGGAAGGCATCATCGCGGGCGACATGAAGCTTGAACACGGCTGGGTCTTTACGACCAAGACCGGCCTCTACGGCACCAACTACATCCAGCGCGCCCTGATCACTGCCATCGGGCTGGGCGCCAACAGGCCTCAGGATGCTGTCTATCCCACTTCTGAAGGCCCCAATGCCCTTGAGTCCTATAATGGCGGGAAGAACTACGTGATGCATTTCGAGAAGGGCCAGCTCCCTCCCGCGGAGGGATTCTGGTCGCTGACCATGTATGATAAGGACTACTTCTTCGTCAAAAACCCGATCAACCGTCAGAGCATCAGCGCCAGGCAGAATCTGAAGCCGAACGCGGACGGCTCCGTGGACCTCTACATCCAGCATCAAAGCCCCGGAGCGGACAAGGAATCCAACTGGCTTCCGGCGCCGAAGGACACATTCATCCTCATGATGCGGCTCTACTGGCCCAAGGCGACGAAGCCTTCGATCCTCGACGGCTCATGGACCATTCCCGCGGTCAAGGAAGTCAAGTAA
- a CDS encoding arylsulfatase, protein MSRTCKALPAVLATLLFTLISNTALADQKPNIIFIMGDDIGIWNIGAYHRGMMAGRTPNIDKLAEQGAIFTDYYAEASCTAGRANFITGELPIRTGLTTVGQAGAKVGMPDQAPTIATALKELGYATGQFGKNHLGDRNEYLPTLHGFDEFFGYLYHLDAMEDPFHPNYPKDLLDKVGPRNVLHTFATDKDDPTVDPRWGKVGKQKIVDMGPLPPHPTEGIKLNMETMDEVILERTLGFMDNARKSNKPFFIWLNPTRMHVATHLSPKYQGMRTAENGWSLEEAGMAQFDDVIGGVMKKLDEMGIADNTIVVVSTDNGTEGFTWPDGGTTPFKGWKGMGTEGGFRAPCVIRWPGKVKPHQVINEVMSGLDWFPTFAAAAGYSGDIAADLKKGRTLAGKQYKVHLDGYNQVDMLTRGAKSARKEVWYFTESTLAAARIGDFKYTFIAQPEGWFGPKVKLDWPGIVNLRLDPFEKMSIGDSLYAANWWTFEFWRFVFVQQEVGKLAQTALDFPPMQAGASFNLEAVKEQIQKAMANRQGQ, encoded by the coding sequence ATGTCCCGTACATGCAAAGCCTTGCCGGCCGTTCTGGCAACGCTTCTGTTCACGCTCATCTCCAACACCGCCCTGGCGGACCAGAAACCCAACATCATCTTCATCATGGGCGACGACATCGGCATCTGGAACATCGGCGCCTACCACCGGGGCATGATGGCGGGCCGCACGCCCAACATCGACAAGCTCGCCGAGCAGGGGGCCATCTTCACGGACTACTACGCCGAGGCCAGCTGCACGGCGGGCCGGGCCAACTTCATCACAGGCGAGCTGCCCATCCGCACGGGGCTGACCACCGTCGGGCAGGCCGGGGCCAAGGTCGGCATGCCCGACCAGGCCCCGACCATCGCCACCGCCCTCAAGGAGCTGGGCTACGCCACCGGGCAGTTCGGCAAGAACCACCTCGGCGACCGCAACGAATATCTGCCCACGCTCCACGGCTTCGACGAGTTCTTCGGCTACCTCTACCACCTCGACGCCATGGAGGACCCCTTCCACCCCAACTACCCCAAGGACCTGCTGGACAAGGTCGGCCCGCGCAACGTGCTGCACACCTTCGCCACGGACAAGGACGACCCCACGGTGGACCCGCGCTGGGGCAAGGTGGGCAAGCAGAAGATCGTGGACATGGGCCCCCTCCCGCCTCATCCGACCGAAGGCATCAAGCTGAACATGGAGACCATGGACGAGGTGATCCTCGAGCGCACCCTCGGCTTCATGGACAACGCCCGCAAGAGCAACAAACCCTTCTTCATCTGGCTCAACCCCACCCGCATGCACGTGGCCACGCACCTGTCCCCCAAATACCAGGGCATGCGGACCGCTGAGAACGGCTGGAGCCTGGAAGAGGCCGGCATGGCCCAGTTCGACGACGTCATCGGCGGGGTGATGAAGAAGCTCGACGAGATGGGCATCGCGGACAACACCATCGTCGTGGTCTCCACCGACAACGGCACCGAGGGATTCACCTGGCCCGACGGCGGCACCACCCCCTTCAAGGGCTGGAAGGGCATGGGCACCGAGGGCGGCTTCCGCGCGCCCTGCGTCATCCGCTGGCCCGGCAAGGTCAAGCCGCACCAGGTCATCAACGAGGTCATGTCCGGGCTGGACTGGTTCCCCACCTTCGCCGCCGCGGCCGGATACTCGGGGGACATCGCCGCCGACCTGAAGAAGGGCAGGACGCTGGCCGGCAAGCAGTACAAGGTCCATCTGGACGGCTACAACCAGGTGGACATGCTGACCAGGGGCGCCAAGTCGGCGCGCAAGGAAGTGTGGTACTTCACCGAGTCGACCCTGGCCGCCGCCCGCATCGGGGACTTCAAGTACACGTTCATCGCCCAGCCGGAGGGCTGGTTCGGCCCGAAGGTGAAGCTGGACTGGCCGGGCATCGTCAACCTGCGCCTCGACCCGTTCGAGAAGATGAGCATCGGCGATTCGCTCTACGCCGCAAACTGGTGGACGTTCGAGTTCTGGCGCTTCGTGTTCGTCCAGCAGGAGGTCGGCAAGCTGGCCCAGACCGCGCTCGACTTCCCGCCCATGCAGGCGGGCGCGAGCTTCAACCTGGAGGCGGTCAAGGAGCAGATCCAGAAGGCCATGGCCAACAGGCAGGGGCAGTGA